A stretch of Thermoanaerobacter uzonensis DSM 18761 DNA encodes these proteins:
- a CDS encoding Uma2 family endonuclease, producing MPLPKENKIYTYADYIAWPENERIELIDSQIYLMTSPSRTHQRILGQLFYQFFDYLKDKSCEVYMAPFDVKFPDGNEKDEKDIKTIVQPDIVVVCDESKLDEKGCTGAPDLIIEIISPSTAQKDKLHKFNLYEKYGVKEYWIVEPENKILSVFILQDNERYGRPDIYTQDDKVKVSIFEDLVIDLKTVLI from the coding sequence ATGCCGTTGCCAAAAGAAAATAAAATATATACTTATGCAGATTATATAGCGTGGCCAGAAAATGAAAGAATAGAACTGATTGATAGCCAAATTTACTTGATGACTTCCCCTTCAAGAACTCATCAAAGGATCTTGGGACAGCTTTTTTACCAATTTTTTGATTATCTCAAAGATAAATCGTGTGAAGTATATATGGCACCTTTTGATGTAAAGTTTCCTGACGGAAATGAGAAGGACGAGAAAGATATAAAGACTATAGTTCAGCCTGATATAGTTGTTGTGTGTGATGAATCCAAGCTTGATGAGAAGGGATGTACAGGAGCTCCTGATTTGATAATCGAAATTATTTCGCCTTCAACAGCACAGAAAGATAAACTCCACAAGTTTAACTTGTATGAAAAGTATGGTGTGAAAGAATATTGGATAGTAGAACCCGAAAACAAAATCCTAAGTGTGTTTATTTTACAGGATAATGAAAGATATGGACGACCTGACATATATACACAAGATGATAAAGTTAAAGTTTCTATTTTTGAAGATCTTGTGATTGATTTAAAAACAGTACTAATATGA
- the hisD gene encoding histidinol dehydrogenase, which translates to MIEIFDFRKGIDDGILQKLHNRSKLENREIAKKVEEIISNVRERKDKALFEYTYMFDGINLDKSTVKVTKEEIKNAYKEVGEEFLKAIDKAIKNITEFHEKQKQSTWMDFKEGIIYGQIIRPLSQVGIYVPGGTAAYPSSVLMNGIPAKVAGVERIVMVSPASKKGINPYVLVAADRIGINEIYRVGGAQAVAALAFSTESIPKVDKIVGPGNIFVAMAKRALYGHVDIDMVAGPSEVLVIADEAANPKYVAADLLSQAEHDIMASSILVTTSLKVAQQVKTEIERQMEYLGRKEIIEKSLKNFGAIIVVNDLQEAIGIANDIAPEHLELNISNAFEIIGEIKNAGAVFVGEYSPEPLGDYLAGPNHVLPTSGTARFFSPLSVTDFIKKMNILYYSKDSLREAKEDVITLANSEGLTAHANSIKVRF; encoded by the coding sequence ATGATTGAGATATTTGATTTTCGAAAGGGAATTGACGATGGTATTTTACAAAAGCTTCACAACAGAAGTAAATTAGAGAATAGAGAAATAGCAAAAAAAGTGGAAGAAATAATTTCAAACGTAAGAGAGAGAAAAGATAAAGCTTTGTTTGAGTATACTTACATGTTTGACGGAATAAATCTTGACAAAAGTACTGTAAAAGTTACGAAAGAGGAAATAAAAAATGCTTATAAAGAAGTAGGAGAGGAATTTTTAAAAGCGATTGACAAAGCTATCAAAAACATAACAGAATTTCATGAAAAGCAAAAACAGTCTACATGGATGGATTTTAAAGAGGGAATAATTTATGGACAAATAATAAGGCCCCTTTCTCAAGTTGGCATTTATGTTCCAGGGGGAACTGCTGCATATCCTTCTTCAGTTTTGATGAATGGAATACCTGCTAAAGTTGCAGGGGTTGAAAGGATAGTGATGGTTTCACCAGCTAGCAAAAAGGGTATAAACCCTTACGTATTGGTGGCTGCAGACAGGATAGGTATAAATGAAATATATAGAGTTGGAGGCGCACAGGCTGTTGCAGCCTTGGCCTTTAGTACAGAGTCAATACCTAAGGTGGATAAAATAGTTGGCCCGGGAAATATTTTTGTCGCAATGGCTAAAAGAGCCCTTTACGGACATGTGGATATTGATATGGTGGCAGGCCCCAGTGAAGTTTTGGTAATAGCTGACGAAGCTGCTAATCCTAAATATGTGGCGGCGGACCTGTTGTCACAGGCAGAACACGACATAATGGCATCTTCAATACTTGTAACCACATCTTTGAAGGTTGCGCAACAAGTAAAAACAGAAATTGAAAGGCAAATGGAATATCTTGGAAGGAAAGAAATAATTGAAAAGTCTTTAAAAAATTTTGGTGCGATAATTGTTGTAAATGATTTACAAGAAGCAATTGGTATTGCAAACGACATAGCTCCAGAGCATTTAGAACTTAACATTTCCAATGCCTTTGAAATAATTGGTGAAATCAAGAATGCAGGAGCAGTCTTTGTGGGAGAATATTCTCCAGAACCCTTAGGGGATTACCTTGCTGGCCCTAACCATGTGCTTCCTACTAGTGGAACAGCAAGGTTTTTCTCGCCTCTTTCTGTGACGGACTTTATCAAAAAGATGAATATTCTCTATTATTCTAAAGATTCTTTGAGAGAGGCAAAAGAGGATGTAATCACTTTAGCAAATTCAGAAGGGCTTACCGCTCATGCTAATTCTATAAAAGTGAGGTTTTAA
- the hisG gene encoding ATP phosphoribosyltransferase yields the protein MENISIALPKGRMADSAITLFEKAGIAENILKDISRKLVVNDYKNLMKFMLVKPIDVPTYVEHGAADLGICGKDILLEQKKDCYEVLDLKFGFCKMVVAGPKEANGSFLTNKRVATKFPNIAEEFFRQKGENVEIIKLNGSVELAPIVGLSEVIVDIVETGNTLRENGLIVIEEIFPSSARLIVNKASLKTKSQRIKEIIIKLKEVVETFKEV from the coding sequence ATGGAAAATATTTCTATTGCACTGCCAAAAGGCAGAATGGCAGATAGTGCTATAACTTTGTTTGAAAAGGCAGGAATTGCTGAGAATATTTTAAAAGATATTTCTCGAAAGCTTGTGGTTAATGACTATAAAAATTTAATGAAGTTTATGTTGGTAAAGCCAATAGATGTGCCCACATATGTAGAGCACGGGGCAGCTGATTTAGGGATTTGTGGAAAAGACATTCTCTTAGAACAAAAAAAAGATTGCTATGAAGTTTTAGATTTAAAATTTGGTTTTTGTAAAATGGTGGTTGCGGGGCCTAAAGAGGCAAATGGCAGTTTTCTTACTAATAAAAGAGTTGCAACAAAGTTTCCCAACATTGCAGAAGAATTTTTCAGGCAAAAGGGGGAAAATGTAGAAATAATTAAGCTGAATGGTTCTGTGGAGCTTGCTCCTATTGTGGGGCTGTCAGAGGTAATTGTAGACATTGTAGAGACAGGTAATACTTTAAGAGAAAATGGTCTTATAGTCATTGAAGAAATTTTTCCTTCCAGTGCGAGATTGATAGTGAATAAAGCCAGTCTTAAAACTAAAAGCCAGAGAATAAAAGAGATAATTATAAAATTAAAAGAGGTTGTGGAAACTTTTAAGGAGGTTTAA
- a CDS encoding ABC transporter permease, with the protein MKMWEILKRELKGYFFSPLAYVLLGFYLLISGYFFSTFVLSTHYAVLSPILSSMVTVFMFISPILTMRLISEDMKTGTDQLLLTSPVTVTDIIIGKFFSAMFVYLVALVITFLYPIYLKLYSSPDMGSIIAGYIGVFLIGATFISIGLFASSLTENQMIAGVIGFALILVLWLISWLGDVFSGKAKTIFQNLSFFDRLNNFLNGLVNLSDVVFFISVVIFFIFLTIRVVDKRRWS; encoded by the coding sequence ATGAAAATGTGGGAAATATTAAAGAGGGAGCTTAAAGGTTATTTCTTTTCGCCCCTTGCCTATGTGCTGTTAGGGTTTTATCTTTTGATATCTGGATACTTTTTTTCAACATTTGTGTTATCTACCCATTATGCTGTATTGAGTCCAATATTAAGCAGTATGGTCACTGTTTTTATGTTTATAAGTCCTATTTTGACAATGAGGCTTATCTCAGAGGACATGAAGACAGGTACAGATCAACTTTTACTTACGTCACCTGTTACAGTTACTGATATTATTATTGGCAAATTTTTTTCCGCAATGTTTGTGTATTTAGTAGCACTTGTAATAACTTTTTTATACCCCATTTATCTTAAATTGTATTCTTCACCAGATATGGGTTCTATCATAGCAGGTTATATTGGAGTGTTTCTAATAGGAGCAACTTTTATATCAATAGGGCTTTTTGCTTCTTCACTTACAGAAAATCAAATGATAGCTGGAGTAATTGGATTTGCTTTAATTCTTGTGCTTTGGTTGATTAGTTGGCTAGGAGACGTGTTTAGTGGAAAAGCAAAAACTATTTTTCAGAATCTGTCTTTTTTTGATAGGTTGAATAATTTTCTAAATGGATTAGTGAATTTAAGTGATGTAGTCTTTTTCATAAGTGTAGTTATATTCTTTATTTTCTTAACAATCCGTGTTGTAGATAAAAGACGTTGGAGTTAG
- the hisZ gene encoding ATP phosphoribosyltransferase regulatory subunit: protein MIYLPDGVQDFLPEEYRVKRKIEEKFREVFIKFGYQEIMPPTFEYSDNFSVLFDENNLYRFFDKKGNILALRPDVTTQIARIVSTKLKGSFPLKLCYVANVYRYDDPQVGKMREFTQAGIELIGTNHEESDAEIITVAIEALKSIGIEDFKVDVGQVEFFKRAVEDLELQNEEINLLREFLQQKNQSAIEEFINDKGIRGKKAKFLSELPLLFGGEEVLKRAKELYDTPKLGETIDYLERVYRILKDFGMEEYISFDLGMVQNLNYYTGIIFRCFVKGIGYAICTGGRYDGLLGIFGEHIPATGFAISVERSMLALQKQKKDIIDKSWRVLIKYKENLRSNAYKKATLLRGEGKIVEMYSYEKAKHVDENSFDEIIDMGE, encoded by the coding sequence ATGATATATTTGCCTGATGGTGTACAAGATTTTTTGCCGGAAGAATATAGAGTTAAGCGCAAAATAGAAGAAAAGTTTAGAGAGGTTTTTATAAAATTTGGCTATCAAGAGATAATGCCTCCTACTTTTGAATATAGCGATAATTTTTCTGTTTTGTTTGATGAAAACAATTTGTACAGGTTTTTCGATAAAAAGGGAAATATATTAGCTTTAAGGCCAGATGTAACTACTCAAATAGCGAGAATTGTCTCTACGAAGTTAAAAGGTAGTTTCCCACTTAAGTTATGCTATGTCGCTAATGTCTATCGCTATGATGACCCACAGGTAGGAAAAATGAGAGAGTTTACTCAGGCAGGGATTGAACTTATAGGTACAAATCATGAAGAATCTGATGCAGAGATAATAACAGTTGCGATAGAGGCTTTAAAGAGTATTGGAATAGAGGACTTTAAAGTGGACGTGGGACAGGTAGAATTTTTTAAAAGAGCAGTAGAAGATTTAGAGTTACAAAATGAAGAAATAAACCTTTTAAGAGAGTTTTTGCAACAGAAAAATCAATCTGCGATAGAAGAATTCATAAATGATAAAGGAATTAGGGGCAAAAAAGCAAAGTTTTTAAGTGAACTTCCTCTTTTATTTGGTGGCGAAGAAGTGCTTAAAAGAGCAAAAGAGCTTTACGATACTCCTAAACTGGGTGAAACGATAGATTACCTTGAAAGAGTATATAGAATATTAAAAGATTTTGGTATGGAAGAGTATATAAGTTTTGACTTAGGAATGGTGCAAAATCTTAATTATTATACTGGTATCATATTCAGGTGTTTTGTTAAAGGAATTGGTTATGCTATATGTACCGGAGGAAGGTATGATGGTCTTTTAGGGATTTTTGGAGAGCACATTCCAGCGACAGGTTTTGCTATAAGTGTGGAAAGGTCAATGTTAGCACTTCAAAAACAGAAAAAAGATATTATTGATAAATCCTGGAGAGTTTTAATAAAATACAAGGAAAACTTAAGAAGTAATGCTTACAAGAAAGCCACTTTGTTAAGAGGTGAGGGAAAAATTGTAGAGATGTATAGCTATGAAAAAGCGAAACATGTTGATGAAAATAGCTTTGACGAAATTATAGATATGGGGGAATAA
- a CDS encoding DUF4340 domain-containing protein produces the protein MKIFKTTIVLLVVFAVLFGYYFYESKTNKPVKEDNKIFTFRNNDVNSLKIEKEGKTLIDFKKEGDTWFIKEPIDYKADSIYVDELLDSLTSLTFDRTLEGDLSTYGLDKPSYAIKVSLKNEKNYSLFIGNKSPVKENYQEGYYVKTDGGKIYRVNASSLENFFLTDDYLYKYMEKFVVSIPKNEITKLVFYQDGKEYQIQKGEKDNWQIDGKAIKADDVDNLLDGIVLLQISGLDKGKNISQGETSFAFDVYGKDKVEKISFAKRNAENKYVLVNGHCIGQYVTLKDIKNLQDTLNKLIK, from the coding sequence ATGAAGATTTTTAAAACCACTATTGTTTTGCTGGTAGTATTCGCTGTTCTTTTTGGCTATTATTTTTATGAAAGTAAAACCAATAAACCTGTTAAAGAGGATAACAAAATTTTTACCTTCAGAAATAACGATGTAAATTCTTTAAAAATAGAAAAAGAAGGAAAAACTTTAATTGATTTTAAAAAAGAAGGCGATACATGGTTTATAAAAGAACCTATTGACTACAAAGCAGACAGCATTTATGTTGATGAATTATTAGACAGCTTGACATCTCTCACTTTTGATAGAACGTTAGAAGGTGATTTATCCACTTATGGTCTTGACAAACCTTCTTATGCGATAAAAGTATCTTTGAAAAATGAAAAAAACTATTCACTTTTTATAGGAAATAAATCTCCTGTAAAAGAAAATTACCAAGAGGGTTATTATGTAAAAACTGATGGAGGCAAAATTTACAGAGTCAATGCTTCTTCATTAGAGAATTTCTTTTTGACAGATGATTATTTATATAAATATATGGAAAAATTTGTAGTGTCTATTCCAAAGAATGAAATAACTAAATTAGTTTTCTACCAAGATGGAAAAGAGTATCAAATACAAAAAGGTGAAAAAGATAACTGGCAAATTGATGGGAAAGCTATTAAAGCTGATGATGTGGATAATCTCTTAGACGGAATAGTATTACTTCAAATTAGTGGATTAGATAAGGGAAAAAATATTTCACAAGGAGAAACATCTTTTGCTTTTGATGTGTATGGCAAGGACAAAGTAGAAAAAATAAGCTTTGCTAAAAGAAATGCAGAAAATAAATATGTGCTTGTTAATGGACATTGCATAGGGCAATATGTAACTTTGAAAGACATAAAAAATCTGCAAGATACTCTTAATAAACTTATTAAGTAA
- a CDS encoding ABC transporter ATP-binding protein, which produces MMIELKNVTKVYGTRKAVDNISFSVDKGEIVGFLGPNGAGKTTTMKMITGYMPPTSGTIKIAGYDIVEQPIEAKKHIGYLPEVPPLYLDMTVEAYLHFVGGIKGVPPKKRREDVERIIHEVGLTDVRKRLIKNLSKGYKQRVGLAQAIIGDPDVLVLDEPTVGLDPKQIKEIRDIIKELGKKHTIILSTHILPEVSMVCDRVIIINRGKIVAIDKTENLSTTLQNSRRYFIKVEGPYEEVVNSVKEIEGVTNVEAEVDSDNTIKLTVESSADKDIRKDMFFAFAKKAFPILELKMLSYSLEEVFLELTTEEESYDENVGNIKEGA; this is translated from the coding sequence ATGATGATAGAGCTAAAAAACGTCACAAAAGTTTATGGTACTCGTAAAGCAGTAGATAACATAAGCTTTTCTGTCGATAAGGGAGAAATAGTTGGTTTTTTAGGGCCCAATGGTGCCGGTAAAACTACCACTATGAAAATGATAACAGGATATATGCCCCCTACCAGCGGTACTATAAAAATTGCAGGATATGATATTGTTGAACAGCCCATAGAGGCAAAGAAACATATTGGTTATTTACCAGAGGTACCTCCTTTGTATTTAGATATGACTGTAGAGGCATATCTCCATTTTGTGGGAGGTATAAAAGGTGTTCCTCCAAAAAAGAGAAGAGAAGATGTTGAACGAATTATACATGAAGTTGGTTTGACTGATGTGAGAAAAAGGCTTATAAAAAACTTGTCCAAAGGTTATAAACAAAGGGTTGGACTTGCACAAGCAATCATAGGAGACCCTGATGTTTTGGTATTAGATGAGCCGACAGTAGGTCTTGATCCTAAGCAAATTAAAGAAATAAGAGATATTATAAAAGAGTTAGGGAAAAAGCATACAATAATTTTAAGCACTCATATATTGCCAGAAGTTAGTATGGTATGTGACAGAGTTATTATAATAAATAGAGGGAAAATTGTTGCAATAGATAAGACAGAGAATTTATCAACTACATTGCAAAATTCAAGGAGATATTTTATAAAAGTGGAAGGGCCTTATGAAGAAGTAGTAAACAGTGTAAAAGAGATTGAAGGAGTAACTAATGTAGAAGCAGAAGTTGATTCAGATAATACGATAAAGTTGACAGTGGAATCTTCTGCTGATAAAGATATTCGAAAAGATATGTTTTTTGCTTTTGCTAAAAAAGCCTTTCCAATATTAGAACTTAAAATGCTAAGTTACAGTCTTGAAGAAGTATTTTTAGAACTTACAACAGAGGAGGAAAGCTACGATGAAAATGTGGGAAATATTAAAGAGGGAGCTTAA
- a CDS encoding GldG family protein: protein MNRTRLKYGTNAFVMTALLLAILILANVIVAQKPIKWDLTKNKQYTLSDQTKQVLKNLKTDVTVYAFFKEGTTSRDMVKSLLDQYRNVSKRIIVHFVDPDKEPAIAQRYGITDYDTVLFIAGSGANEKRQIVNSYDIFGMGSQPNTATFNGEEQFTQAIIDVTQPKKLNAYILQGHDELNSIDYLVTFKNALRGEGYNVEDLNIGQAGGIPKNTDLLVIVNPRRDFSDKEMAALKEYFDKGGKAIIAMGAEYGPLTQKSVNELLSTWGVKFDNDVVVDPGRNYFMDPLSPVPQYKFHTITNKLDLSNLYVVMPMSRSISYPDKPAENITIEQLLSTSDKAWGKTDFNSKDANFQKGDIKGPLSLGLAISDSKTGMKIVAIGSSMMFTDKIITLEANRDFLMNSANWLADKTTQISIRPKSLEFNQIFLTGKQAAILFYTTVVIIPLVMWIIGGYMWYRRKTL, encoded by the coding sequence ATGAATAGAACAAGGCTAAAATATGGGACTAATGCTTTTGTAATGACTGCACTTTTGTTGGCTATTCTGATATTAGCAAATGTTATTGTGGCTCAAAAACCTATAAAGTGGGATCTGACAAAAAATAAGCAATATACCCTTTCTGACCAAACAAAACAAGTATTAAAAAATCTCAAAACAGATGTTACAGTTTATGCATTTTTCAAAGAGGGTACTACTTCAAGAGACATGGTAAAAAGTTTGTTAGATCAATACAGAAATGTTTCAAAGAGAATAATTGTCCATTTTGTAGACCCAGATAAAGAGCCGGCAATTGCTCAAAGATATGGAATTACGGATTATGACACAGTGCTTTTTATTGCAGGAAGTGGTGCTAATGAAAAAAGACAGATAGTAAATTCTTATGATATTTTTGGCATGGGTAGCCAGCCTAATACTGCTACTTTTAATGGAGAAGAACAATTTACACAGGCTATAATTGATGTTACACAGCCTAAAAAGTTAAATGCGTATATTCTTCAAGGACATGATGAATTAAACAGCATTGACTATCTGGTGACTTTTAAAAACGCTTTGAGAGGAGAAGGATATAATGTAGAAGATTTAAATATAGGACAGGCAGGAGGAATACCAAAAAATACAGACTTATTAGTTATTGTTAACCCAAGAAGAGACTTTTCGGACAAGGAAATGGCTGCTTTAAAAGAATACTTTGACAAAGGCGGAAAAGCAATCATTGCAATGGGGGCAGAATATGGACCTTTGACTCAAAAATCTGTAAATGAGCTTTTGTCTACTTGGGGTGTAAAATTTGATAATGACGTTGTAGTAGATCCAGGAAGAAATTATTTTATGGATCCACTTTCTCCAGTTCCTCAGTACAAATTTCATACTATAACTAATAAATTGGATTTATCAAACTTGTACGTTGTAATGCCAATGTCAAGAAGTATTTCTTATCCTGATAAACCAGCAGAAAATATAACTATAGAGCAATTGCTTTCAACCAGTGATAAAGCGTGGGGTAAAACCGATTTTAACTCAAAAGATGCTAATTTTCAAAAAGGTGATATCAAAGGTCCTTTAAGCTTAGGCTTAGCTATATCCGATTCAAAGACAGGGATGAAGATTGTAGCTATTGGAAGTAGCATGATGTTTACTGATAAAATAATTACATTGGAAGCTAATAGAGACTTTTTAATGAATAGTGCTAACTGGTTAGCGGATAAGACAACACAGATTTCTATACGTCCCAAATCCCTTGAGTTTAATCAGATTTTCCTAACCGGAAAACAAGCTGCTATACTCTTTTATACCACAGTTGTAATTATTCCACTGGTGATGTGGATAATTGGAGGATACATGTGGTATAGGAGGAAAACATTATGA